The following DNA comes from Agelaius phoeniceus isolate bAgePho1 chromosome 7, bAgePho1.hap1, whole genome shotgun sequence.
CTCCAGAGAAGGTAGATTGAGATGAGCTGCCTTAGTACAAGGCTCCTTTAAAAGTGCCTTGATAACATGTGCACAGAGACACAAATCTGTCCTATGTGTGAACTTCTGAGTGGTCTGCTACATTCACTGAATATCACTGAACAGTGAAGGGTATATTTCGTCTAAGAGCTTCAAAGACAGAAGCACTGTAGAATCTGAATTTATACAGACACTCTACAAGGGCTCTGCACCTTTAAAGAGTTCACTTTAATTGTTCAGTGAATAGCAGCTCCATTTGTACCTCAGTACAAACTTGGCAGTTCTTCAGAAGGTCTTGGCCACTAACTTCAGTTCATTGCAGCACAGGAGGCACCCCAGAGCCACCTGAAGAGGAGATGGAGCCCTACTACATATCTACATGTCCCTACATGCCCTTGAGTGGACATCCATAACCCTTCTCAGGGGCACACAGGCTTTGTACACCACCCCAGCTTCGCTCCTGCTGACATGGCTAAGCAATGATGTAATCACCAGGCCTGGGTCAGGGACATCATGGGATTTGGTGTGTCCTTAAGTAAATGTGTAACACAAAAGATATTAAGAGATGATGAGAAGAAAAACAGCACTGATGTCCTCCAGGCTAAAAGCCAAATTTCACTATCCATCATCTCCTTCTGACTTGTCACAGTCAGAAGGTCAAAACAcatgtttgttttctctgattttcatTCTCCATACTGAAACACCTACATGACTTCAAATCAGTTTGGAGTAAATATTAACAGGGAATAAAACCCATCAAGTTATTTAAAAGACCCTTTGGATTACATGCACTTTTATTCCTTCAATCAGCCTTGGATCCTTCTTCTCTATGCTGCATATTAACACTTACCTGACAAGCGTGAGCCTTGCTGGGTGCTGCACAGTTACAGGTCCTCGGTGGCTTGGACAATATTTAAATACAAAGTTATTAAAGATACCTGTTaggcaattcctttgaaggaaAGCTCAGTAGTTTTGAAGACTAAGGGATCCTCTTTGGTAAaaagttgtggtttttttttttaagtttttcagaaaaatgtaaTAGGTCTTTGAGCTGATTCTATCATGTGCCAGAGTGGAAGACCCCACATTCACAAGAATCTCATAAAAAGTGTGAAATAATGCCAAAAACTGTAACAGAGGAAAAACAATGTTCTATGGAAACTATAAAATCTGACAATAAGCTGGACATTATACTTCTGTTTCTTACTGCTCAGTATGAGAATAGGCTGACAAGATCCATAAATATTACAAGACTCATTTAAAAGGGCCTCAGAAGTTGTGCAAGTACTTGCACAGAGACACAAACCTGACCTATTTATGAACTTCTGAGTGGTCTCCTGAGTCATTGACTATCACTGAACAGTAAAAGGTATCTTTCATCTAAGAGTTTCAAGACAGCAGCATATTATATTCCCTATTTTTTCAGTATTCAGCACTATTACTAGGTATGTGAATTTACCAAATGAGATAGTTAAGTTGTAGTTACTTTAAAATGCAATCTATCAAAATCTGCAAATAATTCaagattaaatatttcttttaaaaattacaccCTTATTTTAATATGGAAGGAAAAATTACACTATGATAGTTTTAGGAAGTACATCTCCCAGTACAGCTTAAAAAAACTTTATCTTTTTCTAAAATAGTAGTTGAGGAGATAGGAAacataattttataaatttgtTGGATTATTGCAATGAAAATCTGGTCAGCTGGGACCAAAAGGGCAATCCTGGAACCTTCTGCCAGGTGAAAGTCTTACTCTATTTGACCTTTGactaaaaataatttgattaacaacatattaaaaaaccccaaactatcTGAAAAACAATGTTGATTagttgtggatttttttaaatgttcgCTGCCTAAAGACCAAATCTCAACTTTTTTTACTATATCCCATTTTTTTGTTGAGGTTAACTTATTTGAATTAAATACCAGATGAATTGGTTTATAAGATATGTCTATTATACCAATGACATTTAAGTTTTAAAATCAGGAAGTGAATTGACCTTGAGCAGCATATGTACTCAAAATTTATAATTAAGAAgaatattaataatttaattttataaaatgAACAGCTGTTCTAGTTGATTGGAAACAGCTAAAagtataaaatgtattttgtgaatgcaaaattaaaagttaattttattATGGAGTGCAATTTGGCAACTAGAAATAAATTCTTGAGATGTAAGCAATATATTTTTGTAATGCTCTACCTATACATCAGAAAGGTCACATGTATATTTAAATACCATATTACTAAAAAAGTTTAATGATTTCAATTGAAAAACTATCATATGATTTAGCCATTTACAGATGAGTATGAAGCAGCTATGATGCATTTATACTTCCTTTGCCCAATGAACTATTTAAAAGCTTTACAAAGAAAtagttttattaaatattttttatattataaaCTGTTAGTTTCACTTACCTAAGTAAGTCTCCAAGTCCTTAGTTTTCTGCcttattttttgtgtgtgtgtgattctTAGAGATTAAGATTTTCATTAGCATTTGATACTATGGGTTTTCACTTAAATACATTTCTCTCTCTCATGACAGGCTTTTAACTAATTTTGACTGTATGTATTTTAACCTGTGCACTTTCAAGCTTTAATGTAGTCATTACACACATATACAAGGTGCATAGGCTACAACACAACATCACTgtggtggtttggggtttttttttggtaaatcaGATACCACCACCCTTTTGAAATGGTGCTGacactgcctgggctgcagtCTTTTGCTTCAAACCTGGATTATTTGCAGGCTCATACTTAAGTGAGTGGTACAACTTTCAGTATTTCAGTACAAGCTGAAATACTGGAAGTCTTGTAGAATgaataaaaacccaaaatagTCTGCTAGACCAGACAACATACATGCTTAGCAAATTCAGCATGTCATCAAACTGGAGAAAAATCTTTCCATAAGGGTCCAGCTTAGAAGTCACCACATCTACCATTATCAAGCTAATTTCTGCTAGTTACATCTGCTCTAAGAGGAATGGGTCTGTAGCTCTTAGGCTAGACTTGCCCCAGAAGCCATCTAAGGCATTGCTTCAGCTCACACCAATACTTCATCTAATACACTAATAAATATTCCATCCAATACACTAATACTCCATCTAATACACGAATATTTCATCTTCATCTTGGCACACACTCAGAAGGAAAGGCCATTGCCATGTGGGAATTATTCTGTCCTGTAAGAGAGCTCTCCTACTCTGGGATACTGTTGTTTCTCCTGTACTGGTACCAACAAAAGCACTTTCCACGAATCTCCATTTTAAGTAGTTTTGATCCATACACAGAATTGAAAGACTATTTAGTGAAACAAACTCTCTTTTAAAGCAATCTGAAATTCTCTAACTCTACATTCTTAGTGTAATTTAGTATCAATAAAAGGAACCAGATTGCCACTGTGTGccatgaaacattttaaaaagcaagaaacacttgcacaaacacattttaaaattacagaaaCACTGTAATTTCTGATGAAATATTTCAATCCTACATCAGTAGTAAACAGGATGCACTTTTGTCTCAAAGATTTCTTTTACTAAGGACTTCTGGATCAGGTCCATCGTTTATTTCTTGCCTTGCTGTCACTCCATCTGGACCACTAAAGACATCTTCTACTTAATATCCCTCTACTACACGCTTCTGACACCTGAATCTTTGGTAAAGAAATGCTAACTGATGAAGCTAAACATATTCCTCTCCACGTTTTCTAAAACACAACAGTTTATAGAGGATTCTTCAGTAGAAAAGAAGATAGCTGCTTAGTTATTAATTCAGTAAGCTGACCCTTAGAATATGGTGTAGGAAATTAATTcagaataataaatattaaaatattgttaATGACCTGTACCATGGTAACTGTCCTTTAACTTCTCATTACTTCAGATACGAGGGTTCTCGTGCTATTGTCTCATCTCATTATTCCCCAGGAGAAGAGATTCTTGGTGGTATTTGACATAGATGCAACCACATTCATTTTACATGCCCTGTAGTTCCAAACACTATTGAgctgtattttttcttaattcagAAGTCCATGGCAAAGTGTATTTCTACTAACATAGTTGTGCCAAAGCTTGCTTGCCAACTGCCACCAGAGGATCTCACCTGAAGCTGAACAGTTCCAGATTAGTCCTGGTGAAGTTTTGAAGGCACTTTTTATTTCACTGTCTCATTAGGTAATCAGAAAATAAAGCTGATGTTGTAAAAATATAAGGAGCAAATAAGGAGTATTCTCAATGTTAGAATGCAAAATTCAGCAAATCACTGATCAGGTTGCTCAGTTTATTTGGCTACATagatttcaatttaaaaaataaatagggATCTCGCTGCAGtaaaaaaagttattattttaaaagaaatacgTCTATACTTACGTGATGGCCAGTGAGAGATAAGAAACCCTAAAAGGCTGTCACTATCTACTAGATACTTCTAAACGCAGTTTTGTGCCAAGGGTCTTTCCCTTCGCAGGACAGTGACTGCCATTTTGTTGTACTGGCAGGGTAACACGTATCTCAGCCCCTCAACTGTGCAGTTTTACAGAAAGTCAACATTCGGGAAGCATGTTTTagctctgctgtgccacaggagctcgggctgaGAGTGGCTGTCTGGGGCTGGCCCTGTGGCCTGGACCTCTCTGAGAAGGGGCATCACTAACACTGACTGCTGTCCACTTCTGCAGAAATATAAATCCCGGTCTTAGAACCTGACCTGTATGTTCATTCCCAGTACCGGCACCatgcatttctcttttttccctcgGCTTCATGTGGGGaaacaaaatattgaaaataattaaaaaaaactaaacccaaacccaacccaccAACCAAAGCCAACAGACACACCGGTCCGAAGCAGCTCCCGGGATTTTAAAGGTGTTTACCATGAGCAGCTCTCGGGTCACCGTGCGCCGAGCTCCGCTCGGCCGCCGTGATGGAGCCGGGGCCGGAGCGGGCCCGCCGCCTCAGCGGGAAATGGCGGGAAGGCGGCGGCCGCGCGCGGGGCACCCGGGGAAGGATCAAACGAGACCGACGCGGCGGGACCGTCCCTGCTGACCCCGGTGTGAACGTGTTTATTTCACGCTGCGGTCGCGGGTCGCTTTACAGAAACATCTCATGCTAGACCCCGCGCGGGGTCGAAGACGGAGGGGAACACGTGTATTCAAACGTAACTATTAAATAGCCTGTACACAAAACTTCAGTCTGTTACCCTGAAAGCACGAGGGCCGAGCCCCAGCACGGCCACACCGGCGCTGCCACCTTACCCCCAGGTGTCTATAAGCCTCGACCCCCGCGGCCGGCCCGGGCCGGTCCCGCTGGAGCCCCAGCGCCCGGGTCCCCCCCTCAGCCGCGCTCCAGGGCAGGCACGGCCCCGGGGCCCCATGAGCGTCCATTCCGGGCCTGAGGGTCCGCGGAGGCCGCCCCCAGCCGGGGTACTGCTCGCCGTGTCCGGCGAGAGTCCGAGAGCCGGCCGCCCTCTCCCCGCAGCCCTGCCCCCGGCGGAGAAACGCCCCCCGCCCGGGTCCCGCCGCGTCTCGGCTCGGCCCGCGGAGGCAGCAGCCGCCGGCTGTCCCGGCAGTCACAGGTCGCGGCTGTCCTCCCGCTTGACGCCGTCCGCCGCCGCCTTCAGCTTCTTGTTCTGGTGAGTCTTGACGTGCTTGGCCAGGTGGTCGCTGCGCATGAAGCgcttcccgcactcggggcagACGAAGCGCTTCTCGCCCGTGTGAGTCCGCAGGTGCCGCTGCAGCTCGTCGGAGcgggtgaagctcttcccgcagAAGAGCCAGTTGCAGACGAAGGGCCGCTCGCCCGTGTGCCAGCGCAGGTGCGCCTTCAGGTGCGAGGTCTTGCCGTACACCTTGCCGCAGCCGGGGATGTGGCAGATGTGCTGCTTCTTCTTGCCCGGCTCCGCCTCAGGGGCGCTGCCCGCGGCCGACTGGCAGTtggggcagcggcagcggcggcaccTCCTGGCCGTTGCCGCCAGGGGAGACTTGGTCTGCAGCAGGGCGGCGATCTGCGTCTGGTACTGAGCGAAGTCCGAGTGCCCCAGCACCAGGCTccgcggcagcgccgccgcTGCGGGGAAGCGGTGGCCGCAGCCGCCCGGGGCGCTGGCCTGCTGGATGCTCCACCAGGGGATGTCCTCGGGCGGCGGGTTGGGCGACAGTTGCCGGCAGGGCTGGGCGGGCGGAAGCAGGTTGGAGTACCCGGGCGGCAGGGCGGCCTGGGCGGCGTAGGGGACGTAGGCGGGCGGGCAGCTGGACGGCAGGGCGGCCATGGAGGAGGGCAGCATCTTGACGGGGGAGAACTCGTAGGGATAGGAGGGGTCCGCCGGGGGGGTGAGGGGCAGTTCGTGAGAACCCCCGAAGGAGGGTTGCAGGTGGTTCTTCTGAGGGGTCAACCCCAAGCTGGGATGTGGCGGCGGCAGCCCTCCCGGGGAGTGCGCTGGCATCTCGCCGCTCCACGGGTGGAAGATCCTAGAGGGGGATCCCAGCGTCGGGTCGTAGGAGACCGGCAGGAAATCCGAGGGCGCTGCGCCCGGCTGCCCGATTCGGCTACAAGTAGCGGCCAGAAGAGCCAGGGGCGAGTGCTTGGCCAAGTCTGGGGAGGCGCTGGGGGTGCGGTCCTGCGCAGGAACgggagggaggggagaagggaaggagggaagagagCGCGTTACTCGCCGCCCGCAGACACCGGCCTGCGAGAAACTTCCCGCACCACTGCCCGTGCGCGGCTAGGGCCGGCCCGCCGCTCCCCGCACGGCCGGTAAACTTTCCGAAAACAATGCGCACCCAGAGGGCAGGACGTGCCCGGCCCCCCCGCTCCGCCCAGAGACCGGTCCCGCCtgcggccggcgctgccggccccgctgccgctCCTGAGCTGGGGAAGCAGCCGCTGTGGGCAGGGAGGCAGCCCCCGCGCCCCCCACACCCCTTGCCACGGAGCACTGCCTGGAGTTACTAACgggctgctggcaggagagggAAGTTCCAGGCCCTAGAAGCCCGAGCCCGGCCTCCTACTACCGCGGGGTCCCCACCTACCTCTCCGGGTCGCCCGCCGGGAAAAGCCCCGGGAGGGAGGCGGCTGACACCAGCTGCCCCCGCGCAATGCGGGTCACAACCGTGGGACTCGGCACAGTTCGAGGAACACCGGGTGCGGGTACTGACCTGGAGGAAAGCCTGAAGGGAATCGTTCCGGAGGACTGCCACCGCGGCCATGGCTACTGCGCCCGGGGCGAAGGGAAGGCGCCGGGGCACTGCCGCGGCATGAGGACGCCAAGGGGAAGACGAGGAGCTGCCCagtttccttctctctccccctctctctccctttccttctgATCTCTTCGCCTCCGTGCGCGTCCCACCCCCCCGCGCTGCGCGATCTCCGCGGACTGTCTGACTGCGCCAGGATCACCTCCAAGAATTTGATAAGGACTTTGCCGGGCCGCCAACCAGTCAGAGGGAAGATTTATGGCTTTGAAGTTTGCCGCTACCCAATCATCAAAGAATAGCGGCTCTTTCAGAAGCGAAAGCAAATCCTTTGAATCCACAAAGCTCCTATGGTGTGTTTGTTGGTCTGGATAAAAGAACTGATTATTAGGGGGGATGGGAAGGGAGGAGATAAAGGCGGGACAATTAATGAAGTAATCACTATGTGGGAAATGTATATACACAAATAATTGGATTTTCTTGATCAAAGGACCCCTTACCGCCTAGAGACCCTCGCGTTGGATGTGCAAGACACTGGAtctcccctcctttttttttttttttttttttgcaattaaaTTTGTGGCAGAGCCCTAAAGTGACAACGCGTCTTTGTTATCGCTCGAGGAATCTGCCTCCGGATTCCTCTGATAGTGTTTAAAGACTGAAGGTAACATAGCACATGGAGTTCACCTGGTCGGGGCTGGTCAATCCCAGCCGTCAAACTTCCCTGGAGTAATTGTCGGTGGTTCCtccccgctccctccctccGCCCGCCCTTCCCCCGAGGCTGAGGGGTATGCCCTCGATATGACTCGGCAAATAACCGCGCATTTTCTCCTCTGGTAGCTGGATTTGTTTCACTTCGCTCAGCCGGCATTGCCCCCTTGTTACCGGGAGCCCCCGCCTGGCGCGGGGCCAGGCCAGGCGCCCAGCCGGGCCCGGGGAGGAGCAGCgggctgccaccagcagcaACCGTTCTCTCAGACAGACACACCGACAAACCGGGCAGCCGggaaacagaagggaaaagtTTCCTCTTCCCTAGCGGGAGCCGGGTGTAAGGAGCATAATTTCTTTAAATGAAGACCGGAGTCTCTCTTGGCGGGCCTGCCGAGCCGGCCTGTCTTGCGCCGGCGGGGAGTGGAGATCGGGGTGGCTCCTCGGGAGCACGAACGCTGCTATCGGGTCTCTGCCTCCCCTGCTCTCTCACCTCCTGCCCCAAAGACAAAGTCGGCCCCAAGCGCTTTGTTACTTCATCCCGCACCTTTCGGCCTCTGTCTGTACATCTCTATACGCATGTGTGTATGAAGGATCTAACCTGTCTTGCGTTCGACCATGTGTGAGGCTATTGACCCTCTAACCAGCACCAGGCACATCTGGGTCACAGCTTGCCGCCACCGTCGGCTGCTGAGCTCAGTGGGCTGCAGATCTGGCGGGCCCCCTCGCATGTGCCGCCCAGCAAGGGGCAGGCGGGGCCCCGCGCCTCTCCGCGGGCCCGCTCAGCTCCGCGCTCCGCCGGGGGCCCTGGAAACGCGCTCCTCTCCTCCCCGCTTCCCCATCTGCTCCGAGGCCATCGCAAACGCCGGCCTGTTTGGCCAGGTACCAAACCAGGACGTTCATCTCCGTCTTGAGGAGGTGGGGGTACTCTTTCGGGCAGATGCCGGCTGGCTCTGGTCCTCTGGAGCTGTTTGCACAGGTAACTCGATCCTCCCCGCAGTCGCTGGGTTCAATTGTATTCGCACCGCCACTGAAGTCTCTTTAAACGCCAGCACACAGAGATCTTTATCTGCCTTTCCTGTGGAAACAATCACTGTGCGCTCAAAGACTTTCAAGAGTTGTAGGGCTTGAATTAGATCGGTTTCTTTGAAGGGATTAAAGTGCCAAGTCCTCTCCCACGGCTCCATATTGAGTCCCGGGGAGAAATAAAAGCTCGACCCCATGTAACACTACGCAGGAGCCATATCAAGCTCTTCCCATGTGCCAGGTAACCGCTTCACCAGGTTGGCAACAGGAAGACATGGGTCCCGCATCCAGCGCTTTTACCACGCACTGATGCATCGAGGCAAGGTTCGCCGCTGCTGCAGGACCCCGCGGCCCGGCACCTCCATCCACCAAACACGAACACCTCCCAGTACCGCCGCTGAGCGATCTGCCGGGGGCTGCGCCGCGTCAACACGGGACATGGCGGCTAACGGGGAACCACAGCGAGCCCCGGCCGACAGCGCGGCCGGCAGGACACGCACACAGGCACTACCCCGCGCACCCCCGCCCGCAGCCCTCGGGTGCCCCCCGCTCACTGCCACGCTCCAGCCGCGCCCCTAGAGCCGCATCGGGGCAGGAGCGCACTTGTCGTCCCCTCTGGTCTAAGCTGTAGCTGGGGCAGCCGGAGCTGAGGGGGAGCCACACGTGGGGAGCCCGACCCGCACCTCGGCTTCCCGGAGGAGCAATAACTCGCTAGACGAGCGGAACGGCGGCGCTCGCGCTTGCGTTGTCCCTAAACCTCCGTATCTCCAAACTTATGTCAAACCCAGAGATATGCGAGATGCCCGATTTAACCCCTACCTCGATTTTTGTTAATTCGTTTTACCTAGTAATTGCTAGATGAATACTCAGAACAATGTTTCTAAACGAAATGAGAGGGGATAGGTAGATCAGGAGACACTGAACACCCCGAGGTTCCCTCCATTCTCTAAAGTACGGTATTTCCCCATATATCTCGACGAACCCAAATAATTTGTCAAGTTGCAAAAAAGTTAGTGGAAAACTGGATAAGTTTCTACACTACAAATGCCATAAATCTGCATCCTAGAAAGTACATTACCTAAAAATCGAGAATAAATTCTCATTTCTCGAAGAAACCAATGGGCTGAAAAATGAAACGCTGCAGTCATAATTTTCTGTACAAATAATTAGTGTTCAAACTCGGAGCATTTCAGTCTCCTGAAATGTATTCTTAATGAAGTGATGTTCAGAGCTGTCATTAAAaatgcagggctggaagatCAAAGTacaatatttattttagaaatttgTTTCAGTTATCAGGAGATACAGGTATCAAGGCCAAGTGTCAATTCAGTTACACAAAGCACGATTTCCATGAGAAATGGGCTGCCGCTCCGTCCTAGTGTAAAGCAAAGGGACACCAGAGCTGAATTgcagcgcggggccggggcgctgggggctgctcccggcgccgcagccgggccaggggcagctcgGAGAGCGGCGCTgaacagcacagccctgctggagcttTGGCCCGCAGCTCAAGGGGCCGGTCCCCAGCGGCGGGGCTGTAGGGGCCGGAGCAGCTCTTGGGCCCACCGGGGAGGCAGGGCCGCGCCGGGGGCAGCCCGGCGGCCCCGAGGCAGAGCCGGAGCCTGAATTGCTCCAGTCACGGGGCTGAGGCGCAGGGAGCTCCCGGAGCCCCGCTGCCTCCATGGGACCCTGCCTGCTACGGCGGGCGGCGAGACCCCTACCGCCCCCGGGGTCAGAGGGGCTCAGGCTGCACTGGGCTGCATGGATACTGTCGATTTAACACAGGAGGTGTAAATCACGAGTCACCATCACCGTTTCTTAGATAGGTGTCttaaaaatcaggatttttcaGATCCAGGTATCCCAGAGTGGCTGTACCACCATGCAGGGTTCTGTGGACCTTGGTTTGAATGCAGGCAGCATACCTGGAATAACAGCTGCTTGCATGCCAGTGGTGCCCTCCATGGTTTCTGCTGTGCCTCTGACTTCAGGGCCCCAAGTACCTCACCCTGGAGCCTACCCCACAACCTGTCCCAGTGATGGCTCACGCTGCCACAGCCAGGTCCTCTCATGACATTCACTTTTCCAAAGTCATTTGCAGTCATCTCCCTTGACCCCCCCATGATCAAACTTTGATCGGCTCTGGCCGCCTGCCTGTCCACAGCCTGGGGTTCCTGCATTGCTTTCCACTAAACACTGTTCTTTAGCAATTGTGACAAAGAATCAGAGACAGGATCATTTTAAAGTGAACAGCTGCATTAACTTTGAGCCAAACCTCCTAGTCAAGTTGTCCATAAGAGTGGCAAAATTTAAACCTGAAAAAGCTTTAATAAGCTTGCTCCAGAAGGCCGTGTCTTCACACCATCCCTCATTTCTGGTTTAAAGATGTACTAACAGAATCCACCCATCCACAACAGCAAGAAGTTTCACCAGAAGGTAAATTACCCTAGGTATATAGCTTCAGGCACGTGTGGATACACCGTCAATAGTTCTGAGGTATGTGCCAttaatactatttttatttacttcagCATATTCACA
Coding sequences within:
- the SP5 gene encoding transcription factor Sp5 gives rise to the protein MAAVAVLRNDSLQAFLQDRTPSASPDLAKHSPLALLAATCSRIGQPGAAPSDFLPVSYDPTLGSPSRIFHPWSGEMPAHSPGGLPPPHPSLGLTPQKNHLQPSFGGSHELPLTPPADPSYPYEFSPVKMLPSSMAALPSSCPPAYVPYAAQAALPPGYSNLLPPAQPCRQLSPNPPPEDIPWWSIQQASAPGGCGHRFPAAAALPRSLVLGHSDFAQYQTQIAALLQTKSPLAATARRCRRCRCPNCQSAAGSAPEAEPGKKKQHICHIPGCGKVYGKTSHLKAHLRWHTGERPFVCNWLFCGKSFTRSDELQRHLRTHTGEKRFVCPECGKRFMRSDHLAKHVKTHQNKKLKAAADGVKREDSRDL